The DNA window GGACAATACGAACGTCCCCAACATCCCGTTCGACGAGGAGCACCTGGCGCCCTACACCCGGGCGATGCTCTCCCATGACCTGGGCGAAGAACGGGGCTCCAACGTGGTTCGCTCGACCGACCAGGGGAAAACGTTCCACTTCCTGGGGCAGGTGCGCATTCCGGGCACGCGCGTGGATGAGCACATGCTGGTCGAACGAAAAGACGGCAGCCTGTGGATGCTGGTCCGCAATACAGGCGGCATTGCGGAAAGCGTTTCCACCGATGGCGGGCGGACCTGGTCGGCCGGCTCTGTCGCGCTGGCGGGAAAGACGTTCGCCAACAAGCGGTTCTTCCTGCGGCGGCTGGCTTCCGGGGCGATGCTGCTGGTTCGCAACGATGCAGCCGACGGCGCCCGAACGCACTTGAAGGCGTTCCTGTCCGACGACGACGGCAAGTCCTGGCAAGGCGGCCTGCTGCTGGACGAACGGGAGTCTTCCTATCCCGACGGCGTGCAGGCGAAGTCGGGCTCCATTTACCTGATCTATGACCACCAGCGGTACACGCTCAACCGGGCCGGGAAGCGAGGAGTGGGATCGGTGCAGATGGCCGTGATCCACGAAGAAGATATCCGCGCAGGGCGGATCATCAACGACCAGTCCCGGCTGCGGACGACCATCTCGCAGCTGCAGCCAGCCAGCGTTCCCCAGGAGTAAGGTGGAGTCGGGCTGAGGAGTGGCGGAATGCAGAACGGCCGTCGCAGGGACGGCCGTTCTTATCGTA is part of the Lignipirellula cremea genome and encodes:
- a CDS encoding sialidase family protein, coding for MACLGSVCFAAEPALPDLALQPPQLLQELDPQHVRSSRGSQGVASIERAASGRLWAAWYADKGKRGVESPSSYVVLATSDDDGQSWKEVQAIQAGKRVRTYDPCLWHDPQGRLWLFWAQSAGMQDGRMGVWAIVTENAASATPDWSAPRRLANGVMMNKPTVLKNGDWLLPVGFWRDNTNVPNIPFDEEHLAPYTRAMLSHDLGEERGSNVVRSTDQGKTFHFLGQVRIPGTRVDEHMLVERKDGSLWMLVRNTGGIAESVSTDGGRTWSAGSVALAGKTFANKRFFLRRLASGAMLLVRNDAADGARTHLKAFLSDDDGKSWQGGLLLDERESSYPDGVQAKSGSIYLIYDHQRYTLNRAGKRGVGSVQMAVIHEEDIRAGRIINDQSRLRTTISQLQPASVPQE